GTTCAAGGACTAAAAATCCGTTTGCAGGCATCGTCTGGATCACAGTTTCTTCCTGCAGCAATTCAAACCGTAAATGCAATGAAGTATTTGCATCAAAAAATTCGCGTGAGAGTGAAAATTCCAAACGGTTTCGAACACTCTTCGGTTCAAGTATTATACGTTGCTCTGTTTCTTGAATGGTTACAGCGACTTGCATATCACGTGAACCGGTAACAAGTCCGACAAATGCCGCATAGAGGGATGTGTCGTCATAGCCATAGTAAATAATATCAATAGGGCCGCGTATTCGATCCATTGTCGAAAAGCCCCCTCGCTCATCGATAACACCGCATCCGACCCACTCGAAAAAGGGGCTGTTTGGGTTACCGATGAGCGGGGAAATCATGTTATGCGGTTTTCGGGTTGTGGGTTTTAATGCTGCATCCGAAATGATCGTATCCCATAAATGCGATGGTATCTCTCTCCCCATCAAACGATAAATCTGTATTAAATGTTCTCGAAACAATGCATCAAATTCTAATGAAAACTCCGTGAAATGATCTTCACCATACCACCAAAACCAGTCACTGCACTCCGATGCAAGCAAATGGTACCGAATCTCTTCCGATATTTTGTTATTGATGCCGTACTGTTCCACAGCTCTGCGTGTTTCGAAGATAAGTTCCCACGCACGATTTTTTTCAGGATGTCCTACCCATGTATCGAACGTTCCGTGTATCCAGCTTCCGGGAGTGATATGATCTAACACCGTAATTTTGGATTCGCGTGACACCTCGTCCAACGTCGCGGTTTTACACCATGAGACAGTGGACAATGCTCCATACAAACCATTGAAAAAATCCAATCCGTTATTGGGATAGAATTCCCATGCATTTTCCCCGTCTACTATGACAAAAATATGGGGGGTTTTTTCTCGAAGCGCGATCTGATGAAGGGCCTCCATAAAATGGCTGCCCGCTTTCGACCCTTCCATATGACGATACTCAAATCCGATCAGATCACTTAGCCCATGGTCACGAAAAGCGATTGTAACTCCATCGAATTTGTAAGGCTTATAATGAGATGATGGCGAATTGTTTTGAAGAGTACGATGCAATATCGCTTCATCCGTTGCAATCCATTTTATCCCGAATTCTTTATACAAAGCAATACTTTTCTCATCGACCGCACCTTCAGCCGGCCAAAAACCGCTCGGTTTGCATTGAAATACACTCTCATACAATGCAATCGAGCGTGCCACATGCTCGCGTGCGTCTTCGACCAGAGGAAAAGCGGTCGCAGGCAGCTGTGTTGCCGGATTGGCGCGTGAGCCGTTCTCCATATCGAT
This genomic window from Sulfuricurvum sp. contains:
- a CDS encoding glycoside hydrolase family 57 protein is translated as METQPLSLSFFWHMHQPDYRGSDGVMKMPWVFLHAIKDYYEMPWLMSLYPGLKSTFNLSASLIEQLRLYSEPLKYDAFLALWMKHPGDLSISEREWVIKLCTSTQFETMVRPIERYSELYYLEVFSDEELIDLEVVFFLAWCGNYLRTQNDRVKTLFLNKQGYTQGDKKALLDSLSGFVQEILPLYADLQRKGIISVSTTPYFHPILPLLIDMENGSRANPATQLPATAFPLVEDAREHVARSIALYESVFQCKPSGFWPAEGAVDEKSIALYKEFGIKWIATDEAILHRTLQNNSPSSHYKPYKFDGVTIAFRDHGLSDLIGFEYRHMEGSKAGSHFMEALHQIALREKTPHIFVIVDGENAWEFYPNNGLDFFNGLYGALSTVSWCKTATLDEVSRESKITVLDHITPGSWIHGTFDTWVGHPEKNRAWELIFETRRAVEQYGINNKISEEIRYHLLASECSDWFWWYGEDHFTEFSLEFDALFREHLIQIYRLMGREIPSHLWDTIISDAALKPTTRKPHNMISPLIGNPNSPFFEWVGCGVIDERGGFSTMDRIRGPIDIIYYGYDDTSLYAAFVGLVTGSRDMQVAVTIQETEQRIILEPKSVRNRLEFSLSREFFDANTSLHLRFELLQEETVIQTMPANGFLVLELDEHFTNDWFI